The sequence GTCGTATTCGTCGCCACGATCCCGTCGATATCGAACTCGAGAACGATGTCGACGAGCTCGAGAACCGATTTCGTCGGAGAGTCGGGACCGACCTTTACCAGAATCGGCCGATCCTCGTCGTTTTCGTCCTGTAGCGTTTCGAAGATTCGCCGGAGGTGATCGGACGACGTCTCGTCGAACTGTTTGGGCGTGTTCGGACAGGAGACGTTGACCACGACGTAATCCGCAAACGGCGAGAGCCGATCGAAGACTCGCCGGTAGTCCTCGATCGCTTCGTCCTCGCTCGAGGTGTTCATCTTGCCGACGTTGACGCCGAGTGGAATTTTGGGGACGGCGTTTCTCTCGAGTCGATCCCTGACGCGGTCCATTCCCTGCCCGTTGAACCCCATCCGATTGACCATCGCGCGGTCTTCGCGCAACCGAAACAGCCGCGGACGATCGTTACCCGTCTGGGGATACGGCGTCACGGTCCCGATTTCGACGAAGCCGAACCCGAGCGCTTCGAGTGCGTGTGTCACCTCGGCGTTCTTGTCGAACCCGGCCGCCATCCCGACGGGATTCGGGAACGTCGTTCCGAACAGATCCACCTCGAGCGCCGGGTGTTCGTACTGATAGATGTACGACAGTGTGGCTCGCGTCGGCATCGTAGATTGTGCTGCCTTGAGCGTTCGTTTCCCGAGATTGTGTGCTCTTTCGGGCGGGAGTTTGAACGCGAGCGGACGGACCCGCGAGTACAGCGTCATTATGCGTTGACGGTACGTCGAGCGAGCAGGTACGTAAACACCTCGAAGGCTCGCCGCCGGCGGTGGGTGCTATCCTATGACACGCTCGAGTCGACCGCGTCGACTGCTCGCCCGTCGATCGAACCGGCGTCGGTTCCGAACTCCCGTGCGAGGAGGGCGGGAACGTCGTCGGGCGTAACGTCGGCGTACCACTCGTTGCGCGGCTGGATGGCGATCGCCGTCCCGTCTTCGCTACAGAGGCCGAGGCAACCGGTCGTCGTGACGGCGATCGGTGACCAGAACGCGTCCCGGTCTCGAAGCCACGTCTTGACGGCCTGAACGACCGCGTCCGACCCGGCGTCCCGACAGCAGGCGTACTCCGAGTCTCGCCCGTTCGTACAGACGAGGACGTGCGCACCGACCCGGTCTCGTTGGCGGTCGGTTCGGCGCTTCATCGCGGGCGTGTCCGTTCCGTCGTGGGCAATCGCTCGCTCGCTCTATACTGTCCGTTCGACCGGCCAGCCACTCCACGTCGTTCGAATGCGACCGTTTGCGTCGAGTCCATAAAACGCAATTGGACTACTGAAATATAAATTGATCCTCCTCGTGATGGAGCCGCGTTCCGTCCGAGACCGATCACTGGAGAAATAGTATAGATCCGGCAAAAGAGGCCGAAACTCCGAGAAGGCCAGCGGATAACGAAATCGTTTTCCTATGGGTACCGCTTGAGTCGACTAACAACCAGTGCCATGAGTAACCAACGTCGGTCATCTGGAGGGCCGAACTGTGACGGCTAACCGAGTGCTCGTACCGCTTTCGGATACGGTGACCGTTCGCCAGACGATCGGCTACGCCGTTCGGACCGGACTCGGATCCGACGATCCACTCGAGGTCCACCTCGTCGTCGCGCTTCCCTACGACACCGACGTTCCGGAGGGCGACGTGCAGATCGAAGAGGCGAGACAGTTACTCTCGCGGGCCAGACGGTGGCTCGAAGAGGATACGGGCGGCGCGGATATCACGGTCGAAACCGCCGTCATCGGCGACGACGAGTACCTGTTCGGTCCGAGGGATTACGCGGACACGTTCGGGGAGTACGCCGACGACCACGGCATCGATCTGCTCGTTCTCGATCCCGAGTACCAGCCCGGCGTGACGTCGTCGATACTCCAGCCACTGGAGCGCGAACTCGAGGCGGTCGGGCTCAGCTACGACGAAGCGGCCGTCGAACGACCCGCTCGTCACGAACGGCTCGTCGGTGAGGGAACCGAACGCTTCGATCGGTACTTCGCGCTGTTTTGGATCTCCTACGGATTCTATCTCGTGTTGGGCGATCCGACCTACTGGTTCGACCTCGTCACCGGCGCGGCCGTCGCCGGTATCGTCTCCCTCTCGCTGGCCAACGTAACGTTCTCCTTTCCGCTCGGACGGCTCGAGTCGCCGTTGCGGACGATCCGCTTTGGGATGTACGTGCCCTATCTCGTCTGGGAGATCGTCAAGGCGAATATCGCGATTTCGTACGTCATTTTGCGCCCGTCGATGCCGATCGAGCCCACGGTGACGCGCGTCAACACCCGCGTCAGGAGCGGCCTCCCACTGCTCGCACTGGCCAACAGCATCACCCTCACGCCGGGAACGCTTACGGTCCGAGCCAACGACCAGCGCCTGATCGTTCACACGCTGATTCCGTCGGCCCGCGAGGATCTCTTCGACGGCGCGCTTGAGCGAGCCGTTCGATTCGTGTTCAACGGTCGCGAATCGGCCGCGATCCCCACGCCACGAGAGCGCGGGGATACGGAGATCATCGGGGGTGACGAACTGTGATTCCCGCCGGAATCTCGATCGAGGAAATCTTCCTGCTCGCGGCCGCCCTGTTCGTCGTACTCGCGATCATGATGTTTTATCGGGCGGTGGCCGGGCCGACGACGCAGGACCGACTGCTCGCGGTCAACGTCCTCGGGACGAACACGGTCGTCATCCTCGCACTGCTCGCCGCAGGACTCGGGGAGCCGTGGTTCCTCGACGTCGCGTTGATCTACGCCCTGCTCAACTTCCTGATGGCGGTCGCCATCTCGAAGTTCACCGTCGAGCGAGGTGGTGTCCTGTGATCGAGAGCATCCGTTTTTGGGCCATCGTCGTCCTCGTGGTCGCCGGACTGTTCTTTACGTTCGTCTCGGCGGTGGGCGTTATCCGGCTCCCGGACATCTACGCCCGCGCCCACACCGCCTCCCAGACCGACACTCTCGGTGCGGGTCTTGCACTCGCAGCCGTCGCGATCGCACTCGGCTGGCAGCACGCCACCGTTTACACGGTGTTGTTGCTGTTTTTCGTGTTCATCACGAACCCCACTGCGGCACACGCGATCGCTCGATCCGCCGCCGAGACCGGGATCGAACCGGTGACCGGCGACTCGAGTCCCGAGGAGGACCCTGACGAGGAGGGTGAGACGTCGTGAGCGCCATCGCGTACACGCTCGTGATCTTCATCCTCTTGACGGCGCTCGCGACGGCGCTGTTTCGGGACGTCCTCTCTGCGATCGTCGTCTTCGGAGCTTACAGCCTGGGGATGGCGATCCTCTATACGTACTTGCTCGCACCCGACGTCGCGATGACCGAGGCGGCGATCGGTGCCGGCGTGACGACGATCCTGTTACTGTTGACGATCGCGCGCACGTCTCGACCGCCGACCGACCGGCTCTTCGAGCGACTCGACGTACCGGCCGTCGCCGTCTCCGGTGCCTTCGTGCTCGTCCTGATCGTCGGGCTCCTTCCGGAGATGTACGCCGTCGGTGATCCGGACGCGCCAATCTGGGGCTGGGACGGACTGTCCGAAACGCCCTCGCTGTACTACGTCCAGAACACGTTTGCAGACACCGGCGCTCAAAACGCCGTGAGCGCGGTGCTCGCCTCCTACCGAGGGTTCGACACGTTCGGAGAGGCTGTGGTCGTCTTCGCCGCCGGCGTTGCCGTTCTCCTCGTCCTGAAACGGGAGGTGTTCACCTAATGTCTCGCACCGATTCCTACGACGACACCTACACCGAAAGTCAGGTGATCATGACCTCCGTCAAGATCATCGCACCGTTTACGCTCACCTACGGTATGTTCATGAGCCTACATGGGGCCGATACGCCCGGCGGGAGCTTCCAGGGCGGTGCGATCATCGGCGTCACCGTTCTCATGCTCGCGTTCGCGTTCGGGATCGAACCCACCCGACGGTGGCTGAAGAACTCCTTCGTCGTCGGCCTCGTCACCGGCGGCGTCACGATCTTCATCGCGACCGGTCTCGCCACGATAGCGCTCGGCGGGAACTTCCTCGAGTACGATGCGTTCGTCGACGCGTTCGGTATCGCACACTACTGGGGGATGGAAGCGATCGAGGTCGGCGGCGTCGCGTTGATCGTCGCCGGCGTCGTCATCACCCTCTTTTTCGCGACGGCCGCGGGCTTTACGCCCGAACGCCGGAGCGATGAGCGCCTCGAGGGGGTGAGCGACGATGATTGAGGGGGCACTCGACGTGCTGGCGACGCGTTACGCCTACGCCCTGATGTTCGTCCTCATGGGTATCGGGATGTACATGATGATCGCAAACGAGAACCTCGTCAAGAAGCTGATCGGAGTCAACCTCTTCCAGACCGCGATCTTCCTGTTTTTCGTCGCGGTCGCGTACGTCGAGGGCGGGCAGGCACCGATCGTTCCGGACGATCCGGTCCCCGGCGAACTGGCGATGGCGAGTCCGTTACCCCACGTCATCGTCCTGACCGCCATCGTCGTCGGAATCGCGTTGACCGCCGTCGGACTCGCATTGATCGTCCGTATCTACGCGGAGTACGGGACGCTTCGAGAGGATACGCTCCGGGAGGTGCGTGCCGATGAGTAGCCTCGCCGAGTTGCTGCCGGCCCTGCTGATCGCCGCGCCGATCTTGCTGGCCACCGTACCGATCGTACTCGGGCTTCGATTCGACCGGACCGGTTGGTCCGTCGCCGCGATCACCACGACCGCACTGTTCGCCGCGACGGTGTACCTCGCGGGCGCGGTCTACGAAACTGGCCAGGTCGTTCACGTCCTCGGCAACTGGGGAGCAGAACAGGGCCAACAGGGGATCGGTATCGAACTCGTCGCGGACGAGTTCTCCGTGCTGATCGCCCTCCTCGTGACCGCCGTCGCTGCGGGCGTACTCGCGTACACTCGCGTCGGCGGCCCGCGCGGAAACACCTTCTACGCCGGTTATCTCCTGCTCGTCGGGGGACTGCTCGGCCTCTCGATGACCGGCGACGTCTTCAACATGTTCGTCTTCCTCGAGATCGTCGGGCTCGCGACCTACGCCATGATCGCGAGCGGGGACGGTCCGGAGTCCGCGGTGGCGGCGCTCAAGTACCTGATTCTCGGAACCGTCGGCGCGTCGATGTACCTGATCGGCGTCGGCCTCCTCTTTATGGCCACCGGGGCGTTGAACATCGAGGTTCTCGGGCGAGTCGTCCCCGAAGTTGCCGCGGCCGGTGGTGGCGATCTGACGCTGCTTCGTGGCGCGTTCGCCTTCATCTTCGTCGGCTTCGCTCTCAAGGTCGCCCAGTGGCCGTTACACACCTGGCAGCCCGACGCCTACCAGCACGCACCCGACGGCGTCACGCCGGTGATCGCGGCACTCGTCTCGACCGTCTCCGCCTACGCGCTCGGCCGGATCATGTACAACGTTTTCGGCCCCGAATTCCTCGTTGCCACGCCGTATCTGACCGAAATCGTCGTCACGGTCGGCGCGATCAGCGTTCTCGTCGGGAGCGGACTCGCCGTGATCCAGCGCGACGTCAAACGGATGTTCGCGTACTCTTCTGTGTCCCAGTTCGGGCTCGTCGTCGCCGCCTATGGACTCGTCACGCAGACGGCGTTCGTCGGCGCGGTTATCCACCTGATCGGCCACGGCGTGATGAAGGCCGGACTGTTCATCGCGGCCGGAATCGTTGCACTCGGCTACGGCGCACGAACCGTCGACGAATACGCCGATCTCGCGTCAAATAGACCGGTCGTCGCCGCCTCGACCGGGGTCTTGCTCATCGCATTGATCGGCATCCCACCGTCCGTCGGATTCATCGGCAAGTGGTACATCGCCGTCGGCGCGGTCGAAGCCGAGGTTTGGCCCGTCGCAATCGTCATCTTCCTCAGCACCATGTTGACGCTCGCCTACGCCGCTCGGCTACTCGAGAAGATGTACTTCACACCGGCATCGGTCGTCGAGTCGCCCCATTCCTCGGAATCGGTCGCCGCCGACGGCGGTGAGCGACTCGAACTGGTCTCGATCGGAATGCTCGGCATCCTCGTCGTCCTCACGCTGTCGGCCGTTCTTCTCGGATTCGCCGGTGGGGCGTTCTTCGAGTGGCTCGAGCCGTTTACCACGGAGGTGTTTACCGAATGACCGAAGAATCCATCTTACCGCTGGCCGCCGTCCTCGTTTCGGCGGTTGCGATGTTCTTGATCGTCGCGTCGTATCACCATCCGAACGTTCGCGAGGGCTGGTCCGTCCTTGCGGCACTCACCAAGTTCGGAATCGTCGTGAGTATGCTGCCCGGCGTGATGGACGGTACCGTCTACGAGTGGAGTCTCGCGGACTCCCTCGGGGTTGAGTTCCTCGCTGGGATCGACTTCGTCCTGCGCGCCGATCCCCTCGGCATGCTGTTTGCGATGCTCGCGAGTTTCCTCTGGATCTTTACGTCGTTCTACGCGGCGGGATACATGCGCGGGCTGGACGAACACGCACAGACCCGATTTTTCGCCTCTTTTGCGGCCAGCCTCTCGACGGCTCTCGGCATCGCGTTTGCCGGGAACCTGGTCACGATCTTCATCTTCTATGAGCTACTGAGCCTCGTGACCTATCCGCTGGTCGCTCACAACGAAGACGACGAGGCCCGCATCGCCGGCCGAAAGTACCTCGCGTACACCTTCTTCGGCGGCGGCGTCTTCTTGCTCGCCGGGACCGTCCTCGTCTACTGGCTCACCAGTAACGTCGACGCGGCCGGCGAGGCCCACCTCGCGTTCGAAACCGGCGGCATCGAGATGCTCGCCGAGGCGGCTGCCGCCGAACCCGTCTTCGCACAGGCAGCCTTCTTCCTCCTGATCGCTGGCTTCGGCGTCAAGGCCGCGGTGATGCCGCTTCACTCCTGGCTCGCAGATGCGATGGTCGCGCCGACGCCCGTTTCCGGGCTGCTTCACGCCGTTGCGGTCGTGAAATCCGGCGCGTTCGGCGTCGCACGGGTGATACTCGAGGTGTTCGGACCCGGGCTCATCCACGACCTGCCGCTTTCCGTGCCGGGCGTCGGGGAGGTCGGATTGAACGTTCCGGTCGCGATACTCGCCGCCTTCACGCTCACCGCGGCGAGCATCATCGCCCTTCGCAAGGACCACTTGAAGCGCCGGCTGGCGTTCTCGACGACGGCGCAGCTGTCGTACATCGTCCTCGGACTGTCGCTGCTTCACCCCTACGCCATCCTCGGGGCGCTGTTTCACATTCCCGCCCACGCGTTCGGAAAGCTCACGCTGTTCTTCTGTGCGGGGGCCGTCCACGTCGAGACCCACACCGACTACGTCAGCGAGATGGCCGGCATCGGCAAACGCATGCCGCTGACGATGTCCGCCTTCGCCATCGGCGCGGCGGGGATGGCCGGCATGCCGCTGATCGCCGGTTTCGTCAGCAAGTTCTACATGCTGATCGGCTCCGGCACCGTCGGCGGCGGCTACTGGATCTTCGCCGCCGCGCTGATCGTCTCCGGCGTTCTCAACATC is a genomic window of Natrarchaeobius halalkaliphilus containing:
- a CDS encoding quinone-dependent dihydroorotate dehydrogenase, translated to MTLYSRVRPLAFKLPPERAHNLGKRTLKAAQSTMPTRATLSYIYQYEHPALEVDLFGTTFPNPVGMAAGFDKNAEVTHALEALGFGFVEIGTVTPYPQTGNDRPRLFRLREDRAMVNRMGFNGQGMDRVRDRLERNAVPKIPLGVNVGKMNTSSEDEAIEDYRRVFDRLSPFADYVVVNVSCPNTPKQFDETSSDHLRRIFETLQDENDEDRPILVKVGPDSPTKSVLELVDIVLEFDIDGIVATNTTTGRDGATDSNREEWGGMSGKPLADPSTEVIRSIAAATDGELPIVGVGGVDSAERAYEKIRAGASLVQLYTGFVYEGPSTATRINKELVELLERDGFSSIQAAVGADLD
- a CDS encoding (2Fe-2S) ferredoxin domain-containing protein — encoded protein: MKRRTDRQRDRVGAHVLVCTNGRDSEYACCRDAGSDAVVQAVKTWLRDRDAFWSPIAVTTTGCLGLCSEDGTAIAIQPRNEWYADVTPDDVPALLAREFGTDAGSIDGRAVDAVDSSVS
- a CDS encoding monovalent cation/H+ antiporter subunit E, producing the protein MTANRVLVPLSDTVTVRQTIGYAVRTGLGSDDPLEVHLVVALPYDTDVPEGDVQIEEARQLLSRARRWLEEDTGGADITVETAVIGDDEYLFGPRDYADTFGEYADDHGIDLLVLDPEYQPGVTSSILQPLERELEAVGLSYDEAAVERPARHERLVGEGTERFDRYFALFWISYGFYLVLGDPTYWFDLVTGAAVAGIVSLSLANVTFSFPLGRLESPLRTIRFGMYVPYLVWEIVKANIAISYVILRPSMPIEPTVTRVNTRVRSGLPLLALANSITLTPGTLTVRANDQRLIVHTLIPSAREDLFDGALERAVRFVFNGRESAAIPTPRERGDTEIIGGDEL
- a CDS encoding cation:proton antiporter, coding for MIPAGISIEEIFLLAAALFVVLAIMMFYRAVAGPTTQDRLLAVNVLGTNTVVILALLAAGLGEPWFLDVALIYALLNFLMAVAISKFTVERGGVL
- the mnhG gene encoding monovalent cation/H(+) antiporter subunit G, with protein sequence MIESIRFWAIVVLVVAGLFFTFVSAVGVIRLPDIYARAHTASQTDTLGAGLALAAVAIALGWQHATVYTVLLLFFVFITNPTAAHAIARSAAETGIEPVTGDSSPEEDPDEEGETS
- a CDS encoding DUF4040 domain-containing protein; this encodes MSAIAYTLVIFILLTALATALFRDVLSAIVVFGAYSLGMAILYTYLLAPDVAMTEAAIGAGVTTILLLLTIARTSRPPTDRLFERLDVPAVAVSGAFVLVLIVGLLPEMYAVGDPDAPIWGWDGLSETPSLYYVQNTFADTGAQNAVSAVLASYRGFDTFGEAVVVFAAGVAVLLVLKREVFT
- a CDS encoding MnhB domain-containing protein, with product MSRTDSYDDTYTESQVIMTSVKIIAPFTLTYGMFMSLHGADTPGGSFQGGAIIGVTVLMLAFAFGIEPTRRWLKNSFVVGLVTGGVTIFIATGLATIALGGNFLEYDAFVDAFGIAHYWGMEAIEVGGVALIVAGVVITLFFATAAGFTPERRSDERLEGVSDDD
- a CDS encoding cation:proton antiporter subunit C yields the protein MIEGALDVLATRYAYALMFVLMGIGMYMMIANENLVKKLIGVNLFQTAIFLFFVAVAYVEGGQAPIVPDDPVPGELAMASPLPHVIVLTAIVVGIALTAVGLALIVRIYAEYGTLREDTLREVRADE
- a CDS encoding proton-conducting transporter transmembrane domain-containing protein produces the protein MSSLAELLPALLIAAPILLATVPIVLGLRFDRTGWSVAAITTTALFAATVYLAGAVYETGQVVHVLGNWGAEQGQQGIGIELVADEFSVLIALLVTAVAAGVLAYTRVGGPRGNTFYAGYLLLVGGLLGLSMTGDVFNMFVFLEIVGLATYAMIASGDGPESAVAALKYLILGTVGASMYLIGVGLLFMATGALNIEVLGRVVPEVAAAGGGDLTLLRGAFAFIFVGFALKVAQWPLHTWQPDAYQHAPDGVTPVIAALVSTVSAYALGRIMYNVFGPEFLVATPYLTEIVVTVGAISVLVGSGLAVIQRDVKRMFAYSSVSQFGLVVAAYGLVTQTAFVGAVIHLIGHGVMKAGLFIAAGIVALGYGARTVDEYADLASNRPVVAASTGVLLIALIGIPPSVGFIGKWYIAVGAVEAEVWPVAIVIFLSTMLTLAYAARLLEKMYFTPASVVESPHSSESVAADGGERLELVSIGMLGILVVLTLSAVLLGFAGGAFFEWLEPFTTEVFTE
- a CDS encoding proton-conducting transporter transmembrane domain-containing protein, which produces MTEESILPLAAVLVSAVAMFLIVASYHHPNVREGWSVLAALTKFGIVVSMLPGVMDGTVYEWSLADSLGVEFLAGIDFVLRADPLGMLFAMLASFLWIFTSFYAAGYMRGLDEHAQTRFFASFAASLSTALGIAFAGNLVTIFIFYELLSLVTYPLVAHNEDDEARIAGRKYLAYTFFGGGVFLLAGTVLVYWLTSNVDAAGEAHLAFETGGIEMLAEAAAAEPVFAQAAFFLLIAGFGVKAAVMPLHSWLADAMVAPTPVSGLLHAVAVVKSGAFGVARVILEVFGPGLIHDLPLSVPGVGEVGLNVPVAILAAFTLTAASIIALRKDHLKRRLAFSTTAQLSYIVLGLSLLHPYAILGALFHIPAHAFGKLTLFFCAGAVHVETHTDYVSEMAGIGKRMPLTMSAFAIGAAGMAGMPLIAGFVSKFYMLIGSGTVGGGYWIFAAALIVSGVLNIAYLWPVVYTAFFESEERHDAKPLLEFPPGGKRESYVADDAVATDGGNPTDEDDDERAPGGQPRPADDDEGETEAKGAGTPLETDETDGDVDESDDFEYAVDQYPSDADVPARSGAHGDHADDHHDHGDHHHGGPPAGGWERRSPFAESTWLMIVPIAVIATGAVTLGVVPDYAVFLELVIYIVEGVFGVDSFDELGGLSLAEAMEVIDE